CACTGGAGTACCCATGGAAGGAACAAGCCTTTTTTGGGGCAAAATCTAACTGCAGTTCCACAGCCCAGAGGTGACAGGCTATTTGGAACAGAGTAAAGAACAGAAGGATAGTTCTAGAATGCTGTATTTTCTAGAATCACAGCTTTCCACAGAATTGCTGTGCTTGGAATTCTAAAAGAAATGAAGTATTTGGAGTAAGGTGTTACAAACCACCTCTCGAGAACTGCTCCCTGTGTCAGTCTCCTCATTCCCTCCCAAGAGCGGCAGCAGGAACCCCCACCTGTGATTATCATGCCCAGGTTGGAACTGCTCATCTCAATGCCTTTCTGCTGCAATCGTGTCATGTCAATCTCCAGGCTCTCTTGCTCCTGATTTAATTCCTCTCCCAGCACCGTCACCTCACACATATCCAGGTTGTGCATGATCTCTTCAGATACCAAAGACTCTTGAActaaaaatgagagaaaaagcCAAAGATTTAAGCAGAAACACCAgaacaaatattaaaatctaGGCCTGAGGAGAACAAGTATTCAcaaaataatgatttaaaaaataaaacacaaaatataaacaagGGATATTTACATGAGGATAATGGCCTGGACGTATTATCATTTCCAGTTAAGTTTTTGTTAGCCCAGACCAGCGGATCaacaccttttttccccttactgGATTGTGCACTAAAAGCCCGCGGCTCTGTGCAGGAGGAAGATCCTGCCCGAGGGGAGGGTGGCACAGTTACCTGTAGGATCCTCATCGCCGTCCCCCTCGGGCTCCACCTCCCGGGTGATGGTGCTGATGATGCGCAGCTCCGGGAACAGGGACACGCCCTCGGAGCTCTCGAACTCTGAGGCGGAGCGGGCAAAGTGGTTGATGCCACTCAGGCTGATTTTTGGCTCCTCTGGCTGCAAGACCATGACATAGCCCTCCACAGAGGGAATGGAGACACAGGCCTCTTCATTGAAACACCTGAGAGACAGAAGCAGTTTTGCAGTCAAGGTGATTGTTTCAGAGGGAAGCACAATTACACACTGTAATTGCTTTATAAATTTTTGAAAAGCTGTCTCAGACCCAGGAGTCTTAGATAAATTCATCACTGCCCTGGAAAGTATGGAATAGCCACCAAGGGAGCAATCTCACAATTAATTTTTACTTACAGTTACCATTTGGCCTCATTTCTACATTTTGACTTAGAGCCACAGGTAACCCCTTTAATGAAGCTGTGAGACTGGAGACACTCCCAGCACACTGGCAGTACTTTGCTCCCCACCTTACACACTCCCTACTCCATTCTCAGGCAGAGAACAGAGCACTGTGGATAACATTTGCTGTACTGCAGTGTGGGATGGTCACACAGCCCAGGACTCCTTTGTTTCTCCCAAGAGAGGCCCATGAACACCAGGCTCCACCAGCCCCTcacagggatgctccagctcagcaccaggacaCACCTGACAGTGCTGGTGATCTTCAGCCTGCGGATGCCAGGGGTTGGGAACTGGCGGGAGTTCAGGTAGGAAATGTGCTGCATGGCCTTGTCCACTCTGTCAATGTCATCCCCTTCTATGGTCAGCGTTGACTGGCTCGGGTTCATGTGGATCTGAAAACAAGGAGGAAAACCGTAAGAGAACACCCAGCTGAGTGACATGATCTGCAATTCAAACTGGAGCTCAGCACTGATAAATGCAGGAGAACTGCATCCATATTCAAAACAACAGGGTCATTATTTCCCAGCCTTGTGGCACACAGTCTCAGCTCCCTACTCACTGCCTTACCCCAGTGTCATGTATTTGTGTTTcattctttaagaaaaaatctAAGCACATATTCTAGTTCTGGTTCTAGTAATACAGAAGAGAGACAGctaaaaaaataagagaaatttAGCTCTGTTCACACAACCTTGCTACTGAAAAAGCCACGTAATCTTATTTTATGAAGCTGCTTGTTAAACATCTCTTATCAGACAATCTGCACAGCTGGTAAAACAGAGGCTTACAAATATGGAGTATCTCTTCAAGACTTAAAAGACAGCAGAGTAACTTACATTTTTAAGACCAggtttataaaagaaaaatttcctaCTTTTATGTAATATTAATGCAGAATGCTACAAGAGATGAGCTTGTTATATCTGGGGCACCCTGTTAACTCTGCCAGTTAAACTTGTAACTCTGATCAGAGAAGGAATATACACGCTCCCCTTTGTTTATATGCAAATTTACCTTCACACCTTTACCAACACCATCAGCCATCTGCAAATCCAGCCCCTCCTTGCAGGTGTAGAGGCAATCAATCACCTTCTTGTTCTCCAGTTTACCAGAACGGATCATCAACCCTGCCAGGTTGCCTCGGAAAAACTGAGCCATGCGCAGTTCGCCACCTTCAAAACACGAGGGAGGAAAAACCTTCACTTGTCATgattctttctgcttttcttttgtaaaacAGCAAGTATGCCAGCTGATACACACAGCATCATACACATGCAGGTTAGTTTCCATCCATTCTGGGTGTTAACCTTGTGATTATGTCAGGCACAAAGAAAGAATTGAACAGTTCACCATGCACGTGGCCTTCAGAGAGCTGTGGCCACCTTGAACTGCCTGCTCCATGACAAACATCTCACAAGAAGCCCCATACAGCGAGGTGGTGCTCAGAAATCAAACACAATGGGATGAGCCATGAAACCTGAACCTTCCTGCTGGGTAACACCTCCTACTCAGGACACAGGAGAGCATCCCTCCAGCTTGAGGGATCTCCACCTaaaccagccctgcaggctctcCCTGCACTCCAAGGGTAGAAAGGAGCTTTGTAAAGTCATTCAGCTCATTCTGAGAGGTGTCCAAGAGTCACCTGCCCCCTCTAAAGGTGCCATCTTCTCTCTGCAGATTCAAGAGAGCAGTTTAAACCCAGGTAACTCAACTAAGTCTGATAAGGGCAACCTAACAAGCCCTTTATTCCTCAGTGTTTTTGAAGATGATGTCACCATGATCAACTAGTCCATCTTGCTAAATCCTGGGGCCACAAAACACCACCTGGAAATGTGCATTTTCAAGCCCATTACTTACTAAGCAATCTGACTTTGGAAAGATGTCTAAGCTTGTTTTAGAAGTTTTAAGTGATAACAGATCCTTACTACAACTCAAATATTCAGTGGTGAAATGTCCTGTTCCAAATTACACCATTTTCATATAGCTTCAGCTTCTGGAGCCCCTGGATGCTGCTTCCTTCTTGCCAAATTAAAATGTGATGCACAGCTAGAAACCTCTTGCCAGTTACATCCAGACTATTCCACCAATTCTTAAACTTTACAGGGAGGGTACCCATCTTgaattcacttttaaaaatatacactAATTTTAGGTATCCCAACTCAAGACACCGAGCTATCACTAAAATTTGTTATGAGGAAATAACCCTGTAGCAAATCTGAAATACCTGGTACCCAAAGCTTTTCTGCCCATTCACAATTACAATTTTATATAAGTATCTGTGAGTATCCCCTGTAAATTACAGGTCTGTGGTTGTGAGCAGCCTGACCTAAATATGAGATCAGTCTTGTTCTGAAGAGGAGCAAAGGTACCCGAGTTCCAGAGGTGCTGCCCAATGTACTGAATAAATTCTATAATAAAGACACATTCTACATGcataaatacatacatttatATAGGATGGTGTGTGTTTATGCTTTAACAAAACTGGATGAAAGAGATTATAACTGATATTTACAACAGCAACTTTTTTCACCACTTCACTGCAATCACAACCGTTGCAGATTGTACATGGAAGTACATTTGGATGCAAccaaaaaaatacccaaaacaaacaaaaaaccccccaaaactaAGCAGAAGTCAGCTGATGATGCTCTGCAAATAGAAGCACAATGAAGACACAAGCCTAGGAGAGGATTATGTGAAGGTCAATGGCCCGAATGCAATGCCTGCATTTCATGCTGTGTGCAAGATGAAGCAATGTCTTggcttaaaaatgaaataaaacagtaGGGAAAAAAACTCCAGCAACCTGCAGAGGTCTCGGGCACAGTTTCATTGTCATTTTCACTTCCTGTATATTCTGTAGAAAAGCAAGACAAAGAATGGGACACTAGGGAAAGGACCAAGTAGTTACAATTTGGCAAACTCTCAAATCCCAGAAAATACAAAGCAGCACATCCCCCAAAGCTTGCTTATACTGGACCCAGCTCCTCAAGGATTATGCGTTCTTGGAAACAaagagctgcagtgcaggggaAGACACATCACTGTGCTGGTACAAGAACAGTCATGGCACCACAGCCCAAAGAGCCCCACAcacaagcagcagcaagagctgcagaacCAGGAGAGGAAAGCTCACACAAACCTTTGTCTTTAGTAAGACAACACAACTCTAACAACTGGCTCCATATGAGGGGAAATTAATGCAAGAACCAGACTAATACAGTAAATCACCAAAAGGTATTGAAAGGTAATCAAAAGAAGCCATTATCAACACAGATTTCTTAATCAATAATAGAATCACATGTATCGAGCAGTCAATTTATCAAATGGAAGCACCAAGCAATGAAAATCAGGGCaatgaaaattttttaaaagaaatgttccAAGAACTTCTTTAGAAGGATAAAATCTTTCGTTCCTTGGAGACAAGCTGCATACACAACTTAGTGCAGCCTAAATAGAGCAGACAATAATGCAGATGTCTATTTTTATAAGCAGAAATGGTAAAATACCCAAGAGACAGCACTGCTTGtgttgctctgcagagctgtctgCTGGACAGGCTTCCATTGATGAGAAGACTTTTCCTACAAGATGCTTTTCAACCTCCTTGAAACGAAGTGTTCTGCTTGGTAACCTGGAGTATATGAGGCATTGTTACAACTACTATTAAAAAAAGCTAACAGTATTCCCCACGGCCACCACAAAAATCATGTTGATGGAATACAGGCTGGTGAGCAGCCTTGCATTTCACACACCTGTGGCCAAcgagaaaacaaacaaacactcatggaaaaaattactcaGAGGAAATATGTGATACCAGCTTGGAGCAAAACCCATCTGCAACAGGCAAAACACGTTACATTTCACGCACTAAAAAGACCTGCTGGGTACCTTTAGATAACCACAGAGATTTCATTAGAAAAAGTTAATTAGAAGTATTAACAATTGTCAGTATTTACCTTGCCAGCATGCTCCAACCACCAGCTGTGTTTCTATCTTGGAAGGGTGGAGTGGGTAATCCTCAGTGACTGGGAAGGGATCATAGGAAACCCCATCCACATACAGAGACACTGCAGGAAATTCAACGTTGACCACGTAGTGGTGCCACTCTTTGTCACACACCTGAACAgagagttttaaaaattctgtcattttttccccattacaGTTCAGTAATGAGCTGGTCCCATGTTTAGCATAAACATACATGCAGATCTACCAATGACCTACAACACAAGCCTGTACAGACACAGTTGATCTTTCACACACATGGCACACATCTGAAAAGCAAACTGACTGCCAAACATTAATAAAAACTTTCTTTATTCTGTTGCCAATACAGGAAGCTGCATATACTTCctttcctttaatttttatattaagtAACAGCCTGTTCCAATCTAACAATACATTTCTACATGCATGCACATCCTGAAATACTGTTATAAGACAACCTTACTTGACAAAGGACAGGTATTTGCTGAGAGGAACTGTTAAAAAGACAGGACTATTTATCACAGATCCAGGGGGCTGAGAAAATGTCACGTGCTCAGAAGCACTTGAATGCTATGATCAACCTGGAATAAATACCTCCTGCTTTCTCATGCACTCCACCTTAGAGTGCATCTAGTGAAGACAACTGATGTCACAGCTCTAAGACTGATGCTGTACTTTCTACTTTATATTCAAGATGAAAAGCCGAAGCTGAGCCTGCCACTCAATCACAAGTGAAACAAGCACTGCTGGGTTCTGCAGAACAGGAGCTTGGAGGGGCAGGAAGCATTTATCACTAaggacactgccagggctgtTAGTGGCTGCTGGCTTTCACCCCGGCACTGTACCACGAGCTCCCAGGCTCACCTGATTGAGCTTCCAGTGGAACTCAGCAGGCTGGTAGGACTTTCCCTGGGAGGGCTCCTGGCGGAACAGGAACACCAGGCGGCAGTTGTGCACGTACAGGGCGTAGTGGTGCCGGTTCATATCTGCAGGCAGTTCAGTTAACAGCGTTAGCTCCTGCTCCTAACCTCACCAACAAAATGCACCTGCTCTGCAATCTCCCACTTCAATACCAAAGGCACTGGTAGGCGGTAATCAATGCAGAAGTAAATCAGGCAGGGTAAGAGGAATGTAAAACATCCGCAGCAGTAGTGAGGGCAAACGCTCTTGAAGAACCCAtgaggctccaggacagacagagaaGTCTCTATCCTAACCCAACCTAAAGCAAGGCACAGCACTGAAGAGCCAGAGATAAACCTGtcagcaggagaaaaagagcTCTACTTGCAAACAGAAGAGCTTTTTTTTGATACAAATAGCAATTATGGAAACAGGGTTCTCACATTTCCTTCCTCTTAATGGCATTTTCCAAACTATTGTTTCTGTGTCATAAGCAGAGAGTGAAATTATGCACagagtaaaacaaaatttaatctctggagaaagagaaattatatcctcctaaggaaaataaagatataGCAGCAAATGCCGTCACTAGACCTGATATGTGTGTCTTAATGTTTTTAGGCAGCATCAAGAACAAGGCTATCTTTGGAGATGCAAActccaggctgcagtgccagaaTAAGTAATCTACCACAGTAAAAGAAGTGCATGATGTAAACTGAAATAGAATTAGAAAAACAAGTCTGCCCAATCTGAAGATAGCCGAGCCTAAACATAAGCACAACAGTGATTTTTAAAGTCAACCTCATATAAATTCTAAGAAAACCTTAAGGTAGAGAAAACACTGTCACATGTGCTGCCAGAGCACATAAAAACCGACCAACCGCAGAGACTGTTTATAATTGAAGTATTGACAAACCTGTCTTGTCTGAATTGCACAGAATTGTCTCTTTCTCCTTGGTTCCGGGCCCGTGCCTCATCCACACTGAAATCATGAAGGGCTCTTTGAGATTGACTGTGACAACACCATCTGGAATCTTCACAGCCTGGGTGCCATTAAACTCGAAGACCTGGTCGCTGTCATGGCCATTATCCGTGGGCAGCCCCACAGTCCAGttagcagcactgctgggagggggcagcagctcagctgtgccagaggcagCACCTACAACACAAATGAtcaaatcaaaacagaaatttaaaagacCACCACCGGTTTCAAATTCAACTGTTTATCTCAGCACTAATTTCTCAGCACCAACTGTCAGGATTATGCACTGCCATCACCCAATTCTCCTTTTAAACAGTGTAGCACTAATTACAGGCATCTAATACCATGGTAACTTCCACAAATTTCACTTCTGGGTGGACAACTAATCTCATAATAAGCAAATTCAACCTCCAAAGCTATAGGATCTGATTCTTCCTCTATCTCAGGAAGCCTTTCATTAATGCCACTTGTCCCTGAGCCCCAGGAGCACGatgcccttctctggacactgTACTTAGCTGTGAGAGCAGAAGTGATCCAGCTGAAGAGCGTGCACAAGcaccccctcccagcccccagcacagtCAGCAGCAGGTACCCTTAACGTCACACTGACCTCAATCAGGGAACAGCTCAACAATTGCCTGGGTCTCTGGGGTTACATGCTACTCAGACTTTCAATTACTTTCAACTGCAGCCGAAGGCATAAATCATGAGTGATAATTTATCCTGTAATCTCAATTCTTCCATATGGCTACAAAGAGCTCCACTGACTTTTTGTAAGACCTTTAACTGCAGTGTAAGTGGATGCCAAGGGCATTTATTCCTAGGGCAAGCACGGTACAAATTTAACTGATCCAagttaaatgtttttttcttggttttctctAGTTTTTCATCATGTATTTCTCAGATTGCAGCCGTTACATCCATCATGCTGAGAAAAGTAGAGGCTTTAACAGCTATACCCTTCCACACAAATTCTTCCAGCTCTTCAATATGAATCTCATGCAAGGGACATTATTAGTCTATGTAAgacagcagagaggcagaagaaAGAGATTCTTTACCACATTTGAGAATTATTGTAGAAGTCACCTTCAGGCAATTTCATGCCTTTTGCTGCCAGTGAGGAAATGAGTTGAAGGAAACTATGTGCAAATGAAGACCAGATCTACTCATTGATTTCTGGTCTAACATAAAATTCAAAGTAAAACTAGTAAGCAAGAGagaccatttttattttaacaaaagcCTTCTTACCACAAAGCCTGTGGATGGATTTCTCAGAGTAGGTGTCTCTATCACAGCCTTTACCAATATGGTTGGTTTCTAGTTCCACCGTTGCTTCCACTGAGGTTATTGGCTCATCACATGTCTCCAAATGCATCCCAGGGAAGAGAGCCAAAGAACCAGTGCCAGGCTCGTATTCTATTCTTTTGCTCCAACCTGAATATTTATTCAAAGAAACAATATTAAAGATCTCTCGTGTTTAACTGAAGGTACCAGTAAATGCtaaaagcagagaggaaagacaGCAAACTAACCTTGCCAGCCAGGCTTGCACGTAGGCTTAACGCTAATTTTAACCAACACATCTTCAGCAGCTCTCTTCTTCCCACAGTCATAGGCTGTTACTGTCAGTTTATACTGGTGTTCTTTACCATAGCTcaacttttctgtgttttttataTAACCTGATACAGAAAAAGGGCAATTGTCAGACAACAAGACAATTCTTCAGGGTCTGCATACAATGCATCCAGGTACCATCAATGTACTTCATACAGACTTGAATAAACTCATCTGCAAGTGCATTGCCCTGCACCGTTTGACTTTTCAGTGCCAGGCTCCAGGCCCTCGTGGCCAGGGTGGCCCCATtctgtgcccagtgccagcccacCCCAGCTCCGTGCCTCACCGTCCTTGTCGATGGCAAAGGGCACATCTGGAGTCACGATCTCGTAGCTGCAGATCTGGCTGAACTGGGGGGAGCAATCTGCATCCACGGCCTCCACCCTGAGCACGTTGTCATACCTCTTGCCCTCAATGACCGTGGCCTTGTAGGACTTCTCCTTGAACACCGGGGCGTACTCGTTCACGTCGTTCACCTGGATGTGAACTGTGGCCCTGCAATGACACACACAGGGCTCCCAGGGcctgcacaccctgctcccccagcactgcatccagcaGTTCCCTCTGGATCACCTGGATGTGAACTGTGGCCCTGCAATGACACACACAGGGCTCCCAGGGcctgcacaccctgctcctAGCACTGCATCCAGCAGTTCCCTCTGGATCACCTGGATGTGAACTGTGGCCCTGCAATGACACACACAGGGCTCCCAGGGcctgcacaccctgctcctAGCACTGCATCCAGCAGTTCCCTCTGGATCACCTGGATGTGAACTGGGGCCCTGCAATGACACACACAGGGCTCCCAGGGcctgcacaccctgctcctGTTGCAAGAATTACACAGCTAGGTCAAACCAAGGAATaagaaaggaaaacctgtgTTGAAGGTCTGTTTCCTGGGTACTTtaaacaaggaaaaatctgcattttacatttgtcttttttccctccagtcCGCTTACTTCCATGAATGTGAAGGTTTGGGTTTTGATTAATAGGAATATTTGCACCTGGTTCTGAATGACTGCTACTTTTCTCCTGttcaaagaaatgttttttggGTATTACAGGTTCTGCTAAATCAGCTTCTTTTTCACATAAAGCCATCCTTCAGCATTCCAGCTCTCAGAAACAAGCAACCACTGACTAATAAACCCAGCAATCTCAACTACCCTAACTAGGAAAGCAGTGGATGTTTCTCCAATGTATTGCTATATAAAACTCAAACCCTTGTATAGTCATAGAATAGCAAGGTTTTGTTTGTCACCAAGATGACCTCTGCTACTCTATTCCTCATCTTATTTATGCCTCTCTCTTTGCTTCACACAACTGCTCATCTCCCACATGCTCTGCAGATGCTTACACCAGAGTGTCAAACAGTTATTCTCAAGTGGGTTTTCTAGAGACTGTTTTATATTGTGGTTTTTCCTTAGATAAAGATAAGCTAAAGACTGCTTTGTTCCCATCCTTTAATGTAGGCAGAGACGAGCCCCATGCTGTTGATCTTGGGTTCTTTGGTGGGGCTGTCTGGAAATGATAGAAACATGAATGCTTTGGCATTCTGTTAAGCTTAACAGACCGACTTCTTGAATCAGTTTTTTGGATTTAGAAACTGAATTCCAAAACAATGTCAAGGCCTGTTATCCCATTGCAAACTCTACCAACTCAAGACAGATTTTAAGTGTATCAGCAGTTTCCCTGCTTCTATCCCCAGCTGGTTCTCTAATATAAACCCAGAGACATCAAGGGATAAAGCAGTATCACCTAAGATACAAAAGAAGGGATGTCCAAGCAGTTCATGTCCATTTTGCTGCTCTTTTAATCACTATTATtgccctgcttgagcagggagctTGGACCAGATGAGCCAgtgtggtcccttccaagctGGCCCTTTCTGTGGTTCCATGAGAAGCCTTCCAGGATGAACACTTGGTTCACATTTACTCTCAATACACAGACCATAAATCACCACTACAGGAGACCCCTTGGAGCCAAACTCCCCCTCAGCCCACCCCAGGCTGACTTacttgtgggattttttggcATTTGCTCCATCTGGTCCCTTCCCACAGTCGTAGGCCTGGATGGTGAAGGTGTAGTCCTTCTGCAGCTCACAGTCCAGCTTTTCCTTAGAGCGTATGATTCCCTCACCAGTGGATTTATCCACCACCACTGCTTCAAAGGGAACATTCTGCCCGTGGATTTTAAATCCACAAATCTCACCTACAGAGTTAAAGTAAAGATAGGTTAGAACTGGTCAACACGATGAtgcatttctaaaataaatgaCCAAATATTTTGCAGCCAGGGGTTTGTGAGGGTCTGTGGACAAAGCAAGAGCACTGTGCTTTAAAATGGGTGAATTCTGGGAACTTTAGTAAAAAGAAGCAAACGTCTGCCTTCCAAGCAACTTGTTTACTTTGCATCCATTCATGCAGGagtacaaaagagaaaaagagaaatgtagACAGGCATTTCACAGGAGTACTTGAGACAGCTCTAGGGCAAGAGTAGATCTTATGTGAGCATACAGCCAAGGCCACTGGTAATACCTTCTATGCCAAGCTACTGGCAATAGCTGGGCAGCTGGTTTACTTTGACCAGAGCAAGAGGTTAAAATGCACAGTTACAAGTCAAGGGATGAAAAGGCTTCAAGTACAGGTTCAGCACCATAATTACAGAAATTCTGTCAACAGATCAAAGGACAAAGTCTTCCTGTGCAATGTACCTGGCTAAAATCAGGGAATCAAAATAAACTACTGAATGAGAAAGGTAGAAATACCAACTTCTCAGGCATCCATTTCAACAGCTATCTACTAACACAGTCCAAATGTTAGCCAAGGAAGCTCACAGCAAATGTTTTAGAAGGCTTTCCTTCTAGTCAAACTCTTCACCCTACAAACTTGGAAGAGAAGTCCCCAGCACAtcattttcatcatttttaaacacatcacagctctgtctggcacagctgggtgaGCCCAGTACACAACAAAAGCCACTCAATGAACTGTCTGACCACCTACACTGTGTTTTTACCTCTGCAACTTGTTGTATTTTGCTGGGGATTTTCTTACACCAACAAACCCCACTGTTTTGCTGTTATAGTTGCAGTGGTTTCTTGGTACCAACAAAACACACCCAATGAAAACATGTCTAGAGGTATTCAGAAAATGGGGGTGATTCATATTTAAACCACTGAAGTCAGTCCTGAAGGGTGTGTACTGCAGGAAGGTGCTGCAATGCTTCAGCACTTCACAAAGCATGTGGAACTTCAGCTGTCCCAAAGAAGTGATCTACAAGGGAAACTATCAGAAAATGCCA
This Ammospiza nelsoni isolate bAmmNel1 chromosome 22, bAmmNel1.pri, whole genome shotgun sequence DNA region includes the following protein-coding sequences:
- the CLSTN1 gene encoding calsyntenin-1 isoform X1 translates to MPAPAARLLLAALLCGAAAAARVNKHKPWIETTYHGIVTENDNTVLLDPPLIALDKDAPLRFAESFEVTVTKEGEICGFKIHGQNVPFEAVVVDKSTGEGIIRSKEKLDCELQKDYTFTIQAYDCGKGPDGANAKKSHKATVHIQVNDVNEYAPVFKEKSYKATVIEGKRYDNVLRVEAVDADCSPQFSQICSYEIVTPDVPFAIDKDGYIKNTEKLSYGKEHQYKLTVTAYDCGKKRAAEDVLVKISVKPTCKPGWQGWSKRIEYEPGTGSLALFPGMHLETCDEPITSVEATVELETNHIGKGCDRDTYSEKSIHRLCGAASGTAELLPPPSSAANWTVGLPTDNGHDSDQVFEFNGTQAVKIPDGVVTVNLKEPFMISVWMRHGPGTKEKETILCNSDKTDMNRHHYALYVHNCRLVFLFRQEPSQGKSYQPAEFHWKLNQVCDKEWHHYVVNVEFPAVSLYVDGVSYDPFPVTEDYPLHPSKIETQLVVGACWQEYTGSENDNETVPETSAGGELRMAQFFRGNLAGLMIRSGKLENKKVIDCLYTCKEGLDLQMADGVGKGVKIHMNPSQSTLTIEGDDIDRVDKAMQHISYLNSRQFPTPGIRRLKITSTVRCFNEEACVSIPSVEGYVMVLQPEEPKISLSGINHFARSASEFESSEGVSLFPELRIISTITREVEPEGDGDEDPTVQESLVSEEIMHNLDMCEVTVLGEELNQEQESLEIDMTRLQQKGIEMSSSNLGMIITGVDTMANYEEVLHLIRYRNWRTASLFDRKFKLLCSELNGRYVSNEFQVEVNVIHTASPVEHANHIAAQPQFIHPVHHSFVDLSGHNLANPHPFSVVPSTATVVIVVCVSFLVFMIILGVFRIRAAHQRTMRDQDTGKENEMDWDDSALTITVNPMETYEDQHSSEEEEEEEEEESEDGEEDDITSAESESSEEEEGEQEEDQQNVNRQQQLEWDDSTLSY